One stretch of Harmonia axyridis chromosome 1, icHarAxyr1.1, whole genome shotgun sequence DNA includes these proteins:
- the LOC123671088 gene encoding uncharacterized protein LOC123671088: protein MIKELLFVVLLCFYSTDAGGNEDLQGYVEVCRAKTGFDRKNYQELAQLIRDPQSRKLFFCVAKSGGLLDASGYLMKELVRRVLPTPVKEAPDVERLLNECVTRKGSPEDAVFNTFICVERRIYYMINGKTLDV, encoded by the exons ATGATTAAAGAGTTATTATTTGTTGTATTGCTTTGTTTTTACTCAACAGATGCCGGG GGAAATGAAGACCTACAAGGATACGTAGAAGTTTGCAGGGCTAAAACAGGCTTCGACAGAAAAAACTACCAGGAATTAGCACAACTGATTAGAGATCCTCAATCCCGAAAACTCTTCTTTTGCGTGGCCAAGTCaggtggtcttctcgatgctaGTGGTTATCTGATGAAGGAATTGGTCAGAAGAGTATTGCCGACTCCAGTCAAGGAAGCTCCTGATGTTGAGAGGCTACTGAACGAATGTGTTACTAGGAAAGGCAGTCCAGAGGATGCAGTTTTTAACACTTTCATTTGCGTGGAAAGAAGGATTTATTACATGATTAATGGAAAAACTTTAGATGTTTAA